One window from the genome of Enterobacteriaceae bacterium Kacie_13 encodes:
- the corA gene encoding magnesium/cobalt transporter CorA produces the protein MLSAFKLENSRLSRLELDEADDLKTSLWVDLVEPDEQERERVQHELGQSLATRPELDDIEASARFFEDEDGLHIHSFFYYEDAEDHAGNSTVAFTVREGRLYTLRERELPAFRLYRMRARNQTLVDGNAYELLLDLFETKIEQLADEIENIYSDLEKLSRVIMEGHQGDEYDAALSTLAELEDIGWKVRLCLMDTQRALNFLVRKARLPAGQLEQAREVLRDIESLLPHNESLFQKVNFLMQAAMGFINIEQNRIIKIFSVVSVVFLPPTLVASSYGMNFEFMPELKWAFGYPGAIGLMIIAGLAPYLYFKRKNWL, from the coding sequence ATGCTGAGTGCTTTTAAATTAGAAAACAGCCGCTTATCCCGTTTAGAGCTGGACGAGGCAGACGATCTCAAAACCTCATTGTGGGTTGATTTGGTCGAGCCTGATGAGCAAGAGCGCGAGCGCGTTCAACATGAATTAGGGCAAAGCCTGGCGACGCGTCCTGAACTGGATGACATCGAAGCCTCTGCGCGTTTCTTCGAAGACGAAGACGGCCTGCACATTCACTCCTTCTTTTATTATGAAGATGCCGAAGACCACGCGGGTAACAGCACCGTGGCATTTACCGTGCGTGAAGGCCGTCTGTACACCCTGCGCGAGCGGGAGTTACCGGCGTTTCGTCTTTATCGTATGCGCGCCAGAAACCAGACGCTGGTCGATGGCAACGCTTACGAGCTGCTGCTGGATTTGTTTGAAACCAAAATCGAACAGCTGGCGGATGAAATCGAAAATATCTACAGCGATCTGGAAAAACTCAGCCGCGTGATCATGGAAGGGCATCAGGGCGACGAATATGACGCCGCGCTGTCTACGCTGGCGGAGCTGGAAGATATCGGCTGGAAAGTGCGTTTGTGTCTGATGGATACCCAGCGTGCGCTGAACTTCCTGGTACGCAAAGCCCGCTTACCGGCAGGCCAGCTGGAGCAGGCGCGCGAAGTGTTACGCGATATCGAGTCCCTGCTGCCGCACAATGAATCCCTGTTCCAGAAAGTGAACTTCCTGATGCAGGCGGCGATGGGCTTTATCAATATCGAGCAGAACCGCATCATCAAGATCTTCTCGGTCGTTTCCGTGGTGTTCCTGCCGCCGACGCTGGTGGCATCGAGCTACGGGATGAACTTCGAATTCATGCCTGAGCTGAAATGGGCATTTGGTTATCCGGGCGCGATTGGTCTGATGATCATCGCCGGGCTGGCACCATACCTGTATTTCAAACGTAAAAACTGGCTGTAA
- a CDS encoding cupin fold metalloprotein, WbuC family produces MIKQITQDTLCDLITQAAHSPRLRQNLNIHPAPEDDVQRLAIAMEPGTYVRIHRHPHTWEMLTALRGRFLVLTYDESGKVTERLWLGAETKLLEIPANTWHSVLSLDEGGVIFEVKHGAYQPVQEQDYLHGTPPEGDERVKATLEWYAKAEVGEVFAL; encoded by the coding sequence ATGATTAAGCAGATTACTCAAGACACGCTGTGCGACCTGATCACTCAGGCCGCGCATTCACCGCGACTACGCCAGAATCTGAACATCCACCCGGCACCGGAAGATGACGTACAGCGTCTGGCGATCGCCATGGAGCCGGGCACTTACGTGCGCATTCACCGTCACCCGCACACGTGGGAAATGCTGACCGCGCTGCGTGGCCGTTTTCTTGTACTGACCTACGATGAAAGCGGCAAGGTCACCGAACGTCTGTGGCTCGGCGCAGAAACTAAACTGCTGGAAATCCCTGCCAACACCTGGCATAGCGTATTATCGCTCGATGAAGGTGGCGTGATTTTTGAAGTGAAACACGGCGCTTATCAGCCCGTTCAGGAACAAGATTACCTGCACGGCACACCGCCTGAAGGTGACGAACGCGTGAAAGCCACGCTGGAATGGTATGCGAAAGCGGAAGTGGGCGAAGTTTTTGCCCTTTAA
- a CDS encoding DUF484 family protein, with translation MNNLDDQIDPVIALDDDSVMQYLLQNPDFFIRNARSVEQLHVPHPVKGSTSLVEWQLGRQRHQIAQLEEEITLLMEQASINESLFGRMIELQATLAAASGLQDMLNRLQRWARSLGLAGANVRLFSESWRIGAPSDFTHLAVSRSAFEAMRIQRLGETPHYLGSLNGPELLLLLPQAKAVGSVALSLMGEQGELGVLIFSSRDPQHYQSGMGTVLLDQLAKMLPGLLERWIERV, from the coding sequence ATGAACAATCTTGATGACCAGATTGACCCGGTGATAGCACTCGACGACGACAGCGTGATGCAGTATCTGCTACAAAATCCGGATTTCTTTATTCGCAATGCCCGCAGCGTCGAGCAACTGCACGTACCGCATCCGGTGAAAGGCAGCACTTCGCTGGTTGAATGGCAACTCGGGCGTCAGCGTCATCAGATTGCTCAGCTTGAAGAAGAAATTACGCTGCTGATGGAACAGGCGTCGATTAACGAATCCCTGTTTGGACGCATGATCGAACTTCAGGCGACGCTCGCTGCCGCCAGTGGTTTGCAGGATATGCTCAATCGCCTGCAACGCTGGGCGCGCAGCCTTGGTCTGGCAGGGGCGAATGTGCGCCTGTTCAGTGAAAGCTGGCGCATCGGCGCGCCGTCGGATTTCACCCATCTGGCGGTCAGCCGCAGCGCGTTTGAAGCCATGCGTATTCAGCGTTTGGGCGAAACCCCGCATTATCTGGGCAGCCTGAACGGCCCTGAATTACTGCTGCTATTGCCGCAGGCGAAAGCCGTCGGTTCTGTCGCGCTATCGCTTATGGGTGAGCAGGGTGAACTGGGCGTGTTAATTTTCAGCAGCCGCGACCCGCAGCACTATCAGTCTGGAATGGGTACCGTGTTACTCGATCAGCTGGCAAAAATGCTACCCGGTTTACTGGAACGCTGGATAGAACGGGTATGA
- the yigB gene encoding 5-amino-6-(5-phospho-D-ribitylamino)uracil phosphatase YigB: MKFYRPLKRIEAITFDLDDTLYDNYDVIRRTDSETLKFIQGFHPALAEMSPDAIRLMRAELLAEDAEIYHDVTEWRRQAVLLAMTRAGLSESDAKQGTKAAMETFVYWRSKIYVPEENHNALAALAERWPLVAVTNGNADPHACGLAQYFQFTLRAGDHGRAKPYADMYKKASNKLGIPLENILHVGDDLTTDVAGSVACGMQACWINLREGNLMHIRDARLLPHIEISQLASLTALL; encoded by the coding sequence ATGAAGTTCTATCGTCCGCTGAAACGCATTGAAGCGATCACTTTCGATTTAGATGACACGCTGTATGACAATTATGACGTCATCCGCCGTACCGATTCCGAAACGCTGAAGTTTATTCAGGGTTTCCACCCGGCGCTGGCGGAGATGTCACCGGATGCCATCCGCCTGATGCGCGCCGAATTGCTGGCAGAAGATGCGGAAATTTATCACGACGTGACCGAGTGGCGGCGTCAGGCAGTATTGCTGGCCATGACCCGCGCCGGGCTGAGTGAGAGTGATGCAAAGCAGGGCACGAAGGCCGCTATGGAAACCTTCGTCTACTGGCGCAGTAAGATTTATGTGCCGGAAGAAAATCATAATGCGCTGGCCGCCCTCGCCGAACGCTGGCCGCTGGTGGCCGTCACCAACGGCAATGCTGATCCGCATGCCTGTGGTCTGGCGCAATATTTCCAGTTCACTTTGCGTGCTGGCGATCATGGCCGGGCAAAGCCATATGCCGACATGTATAAAAAGGCGTCGAACAAACTCGGCATACCGCTGGAAAACATCCTGCACGTGGGTGACGATCTCACTACTGACGTCGCGGGTTCCGTAGCCTGCGGGATGCAGGCGTGCTGGATAAACCTGCGTGAAGGTAACCTGATGCACATCCGTGATGCCCGCCTGTTACCGCATATTGAGATTTCGCAGTTGGCATCGCTGACAGCATTGCTATAA
- the xerC gene encoding tyrosine recombinase XerC — MTHTESPLYPAVEAFLRYLHVERQLSPLTSTNYSRQLDALIAMAAEIGISHWQQLDAPKVRMLLARSKRAGLGPASLALRMSSLRSFLDWLVRQGVLSANPAKGISTPRSPKHLPKNLDVDEVNKLLEINLDDPLSVRDRAMLEVMYGAGIRLSELVGIDCKHVDMASGEVRVMGKGSKERQVPIGRTAVTWLEHWLERRPLFGPQDDAMFLSSQGKRISARNVQKRFAEWGVKQGVNSHINPHKLRHSFATHVLESSGDLRAVQELLGHANLSTTQIYTHLDFQHLATVYDAAHPRAKRGKS; from the coding sequence ATGACGCATACTGAATCGCCCCTGTATCCCGCAGTCGAGGCGTTTCTGCGTTATCTGCACGTCGAGCGTCAGCTCAGTCCGCTGACTTCGACCAACTACAGTCGCCAGCTTGACGCACTGATTGCGATGGCCGCTGAAATCGGTATTTCCCACTGGCAACAGCTCGATGCGCCGAAAGTCCGCATGCTTCTTGCGCGCAGCAAACGCGCGGGCTTAGGTCCGGCGAGTCTGGCGCTGCGCATGTCTTCACTGCGCAGTTTCCTCGACTGGCTGGTGCGTCAGGGCGTCCTGAGCGCCAATCCTGCCAAAGGCATATCCACGCCGCGTTCGCCGAAGCATTTACCAAAGAATCTTGACGTCGATGAAGTGAATAAACTGCTGGAAATCAATCTCGACGATCCGCTTTCTGTGCGCGATCGTGCGATGCTGGAAGTGATGTACGGCGCTGGCATTCGTTTATCTGAACTGGTCGGTATCGATTGTAAACATGTCGATATGGCTTCTGGCGAAGTCCGCGTCATGGGTAAAGGCAGCAAAGAGCGTCAGGTGCCGATTGGCCGCACCGCAGTGACCTGGCTGGAACACTGGCTGGAGCGACGACCGCTGTTTGGCCCGCAGGACGATGCGATGTTTTTATCCAGTCAGGGCAAGCGCATTTCCGCGCGCAACGTACAAAAACGCTTTGCCGAGTGGGGCGTAAAACAGGGTGTGAACAGCCATATCAATCCACATAAATTGCGGCACTCCTTTGCGACACACGTTCTGGAGTCGAGTGGCGATCTGCGCGCGGTTCAGGAGTTGCTGGGTCACGCCAATTTGTCCACCACCCAAATCTATACCCACCTCGACTTTCAACATTTGGCGACGGTGTACGATGCCGCCCATCCCCGCGCAAAACGAGGCAAATCCTGA
- a CDS encoding thioesterase family protein, whose protein sequence is MSASSLSHEAALQLIGNIFVYDMPFNRELGLELKRLDCDYAELKFANQTKLVGNAAQKILHGGVIAAVLDVAAGLVCVTSSLIRRDKPDHPLLEAEMRQRLSKMGTVDLRVDYLRPGRGEYFIASASLIRAGNKVSVARVDLHNDTGVHIATTTATYMVG, encoded by the coding sequence ATGTCCGCGTCATCCCTCAGCCACGAGGCTGCCCTGCAGCTGATTGGCAATATTTTCGTTTATGACATGCCTTTTAACCGCGAACTCGGTCTGGAACTTAAACGCCTCGACTGCGACTACGCGGAGCTGAAATTCGCTAATCAAACCAAACTGGTTGGCAACGCAGCACAAAAAATCTTACACGGTGGCGTGATCGCCGCAGTGCTGGACGTCGCTGCCGGACTGGTGTGCGTCACCAGTTCGTTAATCCGCCGCGACAAACCCGATCACCCGTTGCTCGAAGCGGAAATGCGCCAGCGCCTGTCAAAAATGGGCACTGTCGATTTACGGGTCGATTATCTGCGCCCCGGCCGTGGCGAGTATTTTATCGCGTCAGCCAGCCTGATCCGCGCCGGAAACAAAGTCTCCGTCGCCCGCGTCGATCTGCACAATGACACCGGCGTTCATATTGCGACAACGACCGCAACCTACATGGTTGGCTGA
- the dapF gene encoding diaminopimelate epimerase: MQFSKMHGLGNDFMVVDAVTQNVYFSPELIRRLSDRHRGVGFDQLLVVEPPYDPELDFHYRIFNADGSEVAQCGNGARCFARFVRIKGLTNKRDIRVSTQTGRMTLTVTEDEDVQVNMGEPVFEPQQVPFRAAKPEKTYILRAEERTVFCGVVSMGNPHCVLQVEDVLTAEVDILGPILESHERFPERVNVGFMQIVSPDSVKLRVYERGAGETQACGSGACAAVAIGIQQGLLAEEVQVELPGGSLEIRWQGPGHPLFMTGPATHVYDGFIHL, from the coding sequence ATGCAGTTCTCCAAAATGCACGGTCTGGGCAACGACTTTATGGTTGTTGACGCCGTTACTCAAAATGTCTATTTCTCTCCTGAATTGATCCGCCGTTTGTCCGATCGCCATCGTGGCGTGGGTTTTGACCAGCTGCTGGTGGTAGAGCCACCTTACGATCCTGAGTTAGACTTTCATTACCGCATCTTCAACGCCGACGGCAGTGAAGTGGCGCAGTGCGGCAACGGCGCGCGCTGTTTCGCCCGTTTTGTCCGTATCAAAGGGCTGACGAACAAACGCGATATCCGCGTCAGCACGCAGACAGGCCGCATGACGCTGACGGTCACCGAAGATGAAGATGTACAGGTGAATATGGGCGAGCCGGTCTTTGAACCGCAGCAGGTGCCTTTCCGTGCCGCGAAACCGGAAAAGACCTATATTCTGCGCGCCGAAGAGCGCACAGTATTTTGCGGTGTGGTCTCAATGGGCAATCCGCATTGCGTGTTGCAGGTTGAAGACGTGCTGACTGCCGAAGTTGACATTCTCGGACCGATTCTCGAAAGCCATGAACGTTTCCCGGAGCGGGTGAACGTCGGGTTTATGCAGATAGTCAGCCCAGATAGCGTCAAGTTACGCGTTTATGAGCGTGGTGCAGGCGAAACACAGGCGTGCGGAAGCGGCGCGTGTGCGGCGGTGGCGATTGGCATTCAGCAAGGTTTACTCGCAGAAGAAGTACAGGTGGAACTGCCGGGAGGCAGCCTCGAAATTCGCTGGCAAGGGCCAGGTCATCCGCTGTTTATGACCGGACCCGCCACTCATGTTTATGACGGATTTATTCATCTATGA
- the rarD gene encoding EamA family transporter RarD, whose amino-acid sequence MDAQRTRQGVIFAFIAYLIWGIAPAYFKLIKEVPADEILTHRVIWSFFFMLVLLSVSRSWGDVRRVLAQPKKVGMLLITALFIGGNWLIFIWAINNNHILEASLGYFISPLVNVVLGMLFLRERFRSLQWLAVVLAFAGVLIQVWMFGSVPIIGLGLSLTFAFYGLLRKKIGVDSQTGMLIETLWLLPLAGVYLFFIANSPTSNLSANPWSLDLLLMAAGIITTIPLLFFTAAAARLKLSTLGFFQYLGPTLMFLLAVVFYGETVNTSQLITFGFIWAGLLCFITDALYTQGRLRRTSMPNV is encoded by the coding sequence ATGGATGCACAACGTACCCGGCAAGGCGTCATTTTTGCCTTTATCGCCTATTTGATTTGGGGGATCGCTCCGGCGTATTTCAAGCTCATCAAAGAAGTGCCTGCCGATGAAATCCTTACCCATCGGGTCATCTGGTCGTTCTTCTTTATGTTAGTGCTTTTATCCGTCAGTCGCAGCTGGGGTGACGTTCGGCGGGTACTCGCACAACCAAAAAAAGTCGGCATGTTACTCATCACCGCACTGTTTATCGGTGGGAACTGGCTGATTTTTATCTGGGCGATCAACAATAATCACATTCTGGAAGCCAGTCTGGGCTACTTTATCAGCCCGCTGGTGAATGTCGTGCTCGGCATGCTGTTTTTGCGCGAAAGGTTCCGTAGTTTGCAGTGGCTGGCCGTGGTACTGGCGTTCGCCGGTGTACTGATTCAGGTCTGGATGTTTGGTTCAGTGCCAATCATCGGGCTGGGGCTGTCGCTTACGTTTGCCTTTTACGGCCTGCTGCGTAAAAAAATTGGCGTAGATTCCCAGACCGGTATGCTCATCGAAACCCTATGGTTGCTGCCGCTGGCGGGCGTGTATCTGTTCTTTATCGCCAACAGCCCGACCAGCAATCTGTCAGCAAATCCTTGGTCACTGGATTTACTGCTGATGGCCGCGGGGATAATCACCACCATTCCGCTGCTGTTCTTTACCGCAGCGGCGGCGCGGCTGAAGCTCTCGACGCTGGGCTTTTTCCAGTATCTCGGCCCGACACTGATGTTCCTGCTGGCGGTCGTATTCTACGGCGAAACGGTAAATACCTCGCAGCTCATCACCTTCGGCTTTATCTGGGCTGGCCTGCTGTGCTTTATCACCGACGCGCTCTATACGCAGGGCCGTCTGCGTCGCACCAGCATGCCGAACGTCTAA
- the pldA gene encoding phospholipase A: MRKTWAVGATMLALPLLGHAEEATVQEVHDKPAVRGSIVASMLQDHDNPFTLYPYESNYLLYTDTSNINKKAIQSYDWADKARHDEVAFQLSLAFPLWRGIAGDNSVLGASYTQKSFWQLSNSGQSSPFRETNYEPQLFLAWATDYDFLGWTLREAEYGVNHQSNGRSDPTSRSWNRVYARFMAQHGNWQVDLKPWYRIPESDENDDNGDITKYMGYYRLKVGYAWGDSVFSVESRYNWNTGYGGATTGWSYPISRHVRFYTQVFSGYGESLIDYNHKQTRVGVGIMLNDMM, translated from the coding sequence ATGCGTAAAACTTGGGCTGTCGGGGCCACCATGTTGGCGTTGCCATTGCTAGGACATGCAGAAGAAGCAACAGTACAGGAAGTGCATGATAAGCCGGCAGTGCGGGGCAGCATCGTTGCCAGCATGTTGCAGGATCACGATAACCCGTTTACGCTTTATCCTTATGAATCAAACTACCTGCTTTATACCGATACCAGCAATATCAACAAGAAAGCTATCCAGTCTTATGACTGGGCGGATAAAGCGCGCCATGACGAAGTCGCCTTCCAGTTGAGCCTGGCCTTCCCGCTGTGGCGCGGTATTGCCGGTGATAACTCGGTGCTGGGTGCATCTTATACGCAGAAATCCTTCTGGCAGCTTTCCAACAGCGGCCAGTCTTCACCTTTCCGAGAAACTAACTACGAACCGCAGCTGTTCCTGGCCTGGGCAACGGATTATGATTTCCTGGGCTGGACGCTTCGCGAAGCGGAATACGGGGTCAACCACCAGTCCAATGGTCGTTCAGACCCGACGTCGCGCAGCTGGAACCGCGTCTACGCGCGTTTTATGGCACAGCACGGCAACTGGCAGGTAGATCTCAAACCGTGGTATCGCATTCCTGAAAGTGATGAAAATGATGATAACGGCGACATCACCAAATACATGGGTTATTACCGTCTGAAAGTCGGTTATGCGTGGGGCGACAGCGTGTTCAGTGTGGAAAGCCGTTACAACTGGAACACCGGCTACGGCGGCGCGACCACTGGCTGGAGCTACCCGATTTCCAGACATGTACGCTTCTACACGCAGGTGTTCAGTGGCTATGGTGAGTCATTGATTGACTACAACCACAAGCAAACTCGCGTCGGTGTGGGTATCATGCTTAACGATATGATGTAA
- the uvrD gene encoding DNA helicase II produces the protein MDVSDLLDSLNEKQREAVAAPRSNLLVLAGAGSGKTRVLVHRIAWLLSVENCSPYSIMAVTFTNKAAAEMRHRIEQLIGTSQGGMWIGTFHGLAHRLLRAHHLDAKLPQDFQILDSDDQLRLIKRLLKALNIDDKQWPPRQAMWYINGKKDEGLRPHHVETYNNPIEATWLRIYQAYQEACDRAGLVDFAELLLRAHELWLNKPHILQHYRERFTNLMVDEFQDTNSIQYAWIRLLAGDNNNVMIVGDDDQSIYGWRGAQVENIQRFLKDFPNAETIRLEQNYRSTSTILKAANSLIENNSGRMGKNLWTEDGEGEKISLYCAFNELDESRFVVNRIKTWQDNGGALKDCAILYRSNAQSRVLEEALLQMAMPYRIYGGQRFFDRQEIKDALAYLRLMANRNDDAAFERVVNTPTRGIGDRTLDVVRHTARDRQLTMWQATRALLQDKVLAGRAASSLQRFTELVDALAHETADMPLHVQTDRVIKDSGLFIMYEQEKGEKGQARIENLEELVTATRQFSYQDEDEDLMPLQAFLSHAALEAGEGQADANQDAAQLMTLHSAKGLEFPQVFIVGMEEGMFPSQMSLEESGRLEEERRLAYVGVTRAMQKLTLTFAETRRLYGKEVSHKPSRFVGELPEDCVEEVRMRANVSRPMSNRSVGTPTSVSDTGFKLGQRVVHPKFGEGTIVNMEGSGEHSRLQVAFPGEGIKWLVAAYARLEAAS, from the coding sequence ATGGACGTTTCTGACCTGCTCGACAGCCTGAATGAAAAACAACGTGAAGCCGTGGCCGCGCCGCGCAGCAATCTGTTGGTGCTGGCCGGGGCAGGCAGTGGCAAAACCCGCGTGCTGGTGCATCGCATCGCCTGGTTGCTGTCGGTAGAAAACTGCTCGCCGTATTCCATTATGGCGGTGACCTTTACCAACAAAGCGGCGGCGGAAATGCGTCACCGTATCGAACAGCTGATTGGCACCAGTCAGGGTGGCATGTGGATCGGCACCTTCCACGGGCTTGCGCACCGTTTACTGCGTGCGCACCATCTGGACGCCAAACTGCCGCAGGATTTTCAGATCCTCGACAGCGACGATCAGCTGCGCTTAATTAAGCGTCTGCTCAAAGCGCTGAACATCGACGATAAGCAGTGGCCGCCGCGTCAGGCGATGTGGTACATCAACGGCAAAAAAGACGAAGGTCTTCGCCCGCATCACGTTGAAACTTACAACAACCCGATTGAAGCCACGTGGCTGCGCATCTATCAGGCGTATCAGGAAGCCTGCGACCGCGCTGGTTTGGTGGACTTCGCCGAGCTGTTACTGCGTGCGCACGAGCTGTGGCTGAACAAGCCGCATATCCTGCAACATTACCGCGAGCGTTTTACCAACCTGATGGTCGACGAGTTCCAGGATACCAACAGCATTCAGTACGCCTGGATCCGCCTGCTGGCGGGTGATAATAATAATGTGATGATCGTCGGCGACGATGACCAGTCTATCTATGGCTGGCGTGGCGCTCAGGTCGAGAATATCCAGCGCTTCCTGAAAGATTTCCCGAACGCGGAAACCATCCGCTTAGAGCAAAACTACCGCTCCACCAGCACCATTCTGAAAGCCGCCAACTCGCTTATCGAGAACAACAGTGGTCGTATGGGGAAAAACCTGTGGACCGAAGACGGTGAGGGCGAAAAAATTTCCCTGTACTGCGCCTTTAACGAACTCGATGAATCGCGCTTTGTGGTGAACCGTATCAAGACGTGGCAGGACAACGGCGGTGCGCTAAAAGATTGCGCCATTCTTTACCGCAGCAACGCCCAGTCACGTGTGCTGGAAGAAGCGTTATTGCAGATGGCGATGCCTTACCGCATTTACGGCGGACAGCGGTTCTTCGATCGTCAGGAAATTAAAGATGCGCTGGCGTATCTGCGTTTGATGGCTAACCGCAATGACGATGCCGCCTTCGAACGCGTGGTGAATACGCCAACGCGCGGCATCGGTGACCGCACGCTGGACGTTGTTCGTCACACGGCCCGTGACCGTCAGCTGACTATGTGGCAGGCGACGCGCGCGCTGTTGCAGGACAAAGTGCTGGCGGGGCGCGCGGCCTCTTCGTTGCAACGCTTTACTGAACTGGTGGATGCGCTGGCGCATGAAACTGCCGATATGCCGCTGCACGTTCAGACCGACCGCGTCATCAAAGATTCAGGCCTGTTCATCATGTATGAGCAGGAAAAAGGTGAAAAAGGTCAGGCGCGAATCGAAAACTTAGAGGAACTGGTGACGGCCACGCGCCAGTTCAGCTATCAGGATGAAGACGAAGATCTGATGCCGCTCCAGGCATTCCTGTCGCATGCCGCGCTGGAAGCGGGCGAAGGTCAGGCCGACGCCAATCAGGACGCCGCGCAGCTGATGACGCTGCACTCGGCCAAAGGCCTGGAATTCCCGCAGGTGTTTATCGTCGGGATGGAAGAGGGCATGTTCCCGAGCCAGATGTCGCTGGAAGAAAGCGGGCGTCTGGAGGAGGAGCGCCGTCTGGCCTATGTTGGCGTGACGCGGGCGATGCAAAAACTGACGCTGACCTTTGCCGAAACCCGTCGCCTTTATGGCAAAGAAGTCTCGCACAAGCCGTCGCGTTTCGTCGGTGAATTGCCGGAAGACTGCGTGGAAGAAGTACGAATGCGCGCCAATGTTTCACGCCCGATGAGCAACCGTAGCGTCGGTACGCCGACCAGCGTCAGCGATACCGGCTTCAAACTCGGCCAGCGCGTTGTACATCCTAAGTTTGGCGAAGGCACCATCGTCAACATGGAAGGCAGCGGCGAGCATAGCCGCCTTCAGGTGGCGTTCCCTGGAGAAGGGATTAAATGGCTGGTCGCCGCCTACGCAAGGTTAGAAGCAGCAAGCTAG